One window from the genome of Pseudonocardia hierapolitana encodes:
- a CDS encoding TetR family transcriptional regulator encodes MARWAPGASDRLQRAAMELFAEHGYEATTVAGIAERAGVTERTFFRYFADKREVLFPGEEQLEAVFVDAIAGAPADASLTGLLIAALDAGGGALQDLRGREFARTRNAIIAANAQLQERELLKLAKLSRAVTAALVARGVADVPARLAGDLVVSVFGTAFARWIAPGETRDLVELQRDGLAVLSDLARADSG; translated from the coding sequence ATGGCACGGTGGGCTCCCGGGGCGTCCGATCGCCTGCAGCGGGCGGCGATGGAGCTGTTCGCCGAGCACGGCTACGAGGCGACGACCGTGGCCGGGATCGCCGAGCGGGCCGGGGTGACGGAGCGGACGTTCTTCCGCTACTTCGCCGACAAGCGCGAGGTCCTGTTCCCCGGTGAGGAGCAGCTCGAAGCGGTGTTCGTGGACGCGATCGCCGGTGCGCCCGCGGACGCGTCCCTGACCGGTCTGCTCATCGCGGCCCTCGACGCCGGCGGAGGGGCCTTGCAGGACCTGCGGGGCCGGGAGTTCGCCCGGACCCGCAACGCGATCATCGCTGCGAACGCGCAGCTGCAGGAGCGCGAGCTGCTCAAGCTCGCGAAGCTCTCCCGCGCCGTGACCGCCGCGCTCGTCGCGCGCGGCGTCGCCGATGTGCCCGCCCGCCTGGCGGGCGACCTCGTCGTATCGGTGTTCGGCACGGCATTCGCCCGCTGGATCGCCCCCGGCGAGACCCGCGACCTGGTCGAGCTGCAACGCGACGGTCTCGCTGTGCTCAGCGACCTGGCACGTGCCGACTCCGGGTGA
- a CDS encoding GlxA family transcriptional regulator yields the protein MRGHRVGVVVFDGVKLLDVAGPMEVFAEANRIGGTSYELMAVGEGEVTSSTGLAINVDAGFTVDLDTVLVAGGDRLVGRPIEPELVDSVRELAERTPRVCSICTGAFVLAAAGALNGRRATTHWEHARLLASSHPEIRVEPDAIWVQDGPVFTSAGVSAGIDLALALIEKDAGGELARAVARSLVVFLQRPGGQSQFSPSTSHPRPRSEVLRAVTDAVAADPAGDHSIARMAATAAVSPRHLTRLFRAELGLTPARYVEDVRIDAGKRALEQGFSVAGAARAAGFGTSESMRRAFVLRVGVAPRTYQQRFGSTTDRPRSQGR from the coding sequence ATGAGGGGCCATCGGGTCGGTGTGGTGGTCTTCGACGGGGTCAAGCTGCTGGACGTGGCCGGGCCGATGGAGGTCTTCGCCGAGGCCAACCGCATCGGCGGCACGAGTTACGAGCTGATGGCGGTCGGCGAGGGTGAGGTCACGTCCTCGACCGGGCTGGCGATCAACGTCGACGCCGGTTTCACCGTCGACCTGGACACGGTGCTGGTCGCGGGGGGCGACCGTCTCGTCGGCCGTCCGATCGAGCCGGAACTCGTGGACTCCGTGCGAGAGCTCGCCGAGCGCACGCCCCGGGTCTGCTCGATCTGCACGGGTGCTTTCGTCCTCGCCGCGGCCGGGGCCCTCAACGGCAGGCGCGCGACGACCCACTGGGAGCACGCCCGTCTGCTGGCATCGAGCCATCCGGAGATCAGGGTCGAGCCGGACGCGATCTGGGTGCAGGACGGCCCGGTGTTCACCTCCGCGGGGGTCTCGGCGGGGATCGACCTGGCACTCGCGCTGATCGAGAAGGACGCCGGCGGCGAGCTGGCCCGGGCCGTCGCCCGGTCACTCGTGGTGTTCCTGCAGCGCCCGGGCGGCCAGTCGCAGTTCTCACCCTCCACGTCGCACCCCCGCCCCCGGTCCGAGGTGCTGCGAGCGGTCACCGACGCGGTCGCGGCCGACCCCGCAGGCGATCACTCCATCGCCAGGATGGCCGCGACGGCCGCCGTCAGCCCGCGTCACCTCACCCGGCTGTTCCGGGCCGAGCTGGGACTGACGCCCGCGCGGTACGTGGAGGACGTTCGCATCGACGCCGGGAAGCGTGCATTGGAACAGGGGTTCAGCGTGGCGGGTGCCGCTCGGGCTGCCGGGTTCGGCACCTCGGAGTCGATGCGCAGGGCGTTCGTCCTGCGCGTGGGCGTCGCACCACGCACGTACCAGCAGCGGTTCGGATCGACGACCGACAGGCCGCGATCTCAGGGGCGGTGA
- a CDS encoding NAD(P)H-binding protein has product MIIVTGANGALGRSVVERLLDRVPGHEIGVCVRDPHAARPLADRGVRVRRGDFTDPGSLAHAFEGADRVLVVSVDTTGPTAVGMHRAAIHAARDAGAARIVYTGHMGARPGSPFAPMPDHAAAEEDLRSSGVPFTSLRNGFYASSALMLVQSALAAGELAVPDDGPVAWTAHADLAEAAAIALTDEAPAGAVLDGPTPPLTASEALDTAEVAALASDVTGRTIRRVVVPPDDYRAGLIAHGAPEHVADILVGMFAAAAKGDFATVDPTLAGLLGRAPRTLRATLATALGRGPGPVGVQSRTA; this is encoded by the coding sequence ATGATCATCGTCACCGGTGCCAACGGTGCGCTCGGCCGCAGCGTGGTCGAGCGCCTGCTGGACCGCGTCCCGGGGCACGAGATCGGGGTGTGCGTCCGCGATCCGCACGCGGCCCGCCCGCTCGCCGACCGCGGGGTGCGCGTCCGCAGGGGTGACTTCACCGACCCCGGCTCCCTCGCCCACGCCTTCGAGGGGGCCGACCGCGTGCTCGTGGTGTCCGTCGACACCACCGGACCCACCGCCGTCGGCATGCACCGCGCCGCCATCCACGCTGCGCGCGACGCGGGCGCCGCCCGCATCGTCTACACCGGTCACATGGGAGCCCGGCCCGGCTCGCCCTTCGCACCGATGCCCGACCACGCGGCCGCGGAGGAGGACCTGCGTTCGTCCGGCGTGCCGTTCACCTCGCTGCGCAACGGCTTCTACGCGTCGTCGGCTCTCATGCTGGTGCAGAGCGCGCTGGCCGCAGGCGAGCTCGCCGTGCCGGATGACGGCCCGGTCGCATGGACCGCGCACGCCGACCTCGCGGAGGCGGCCGCGATCGCGCTCACCGACGAGGCGCCGGCCGGTGCTGTCCTGGACGGACCGACACCCCCGCTGACCGCCTCCGAGGCGCTCGACACGGCCGAGGTGGCCGCACTGGCGTCCGACGTGACGGGCCGGACGATCCGCCGCGTCGTCGTGCCACCGGACGACTACCGGGCCGGCCTGATCGCCCACGGTGCGCCCGAACACGTGGCCGACATCCTCGTCGGCATGTTCGCCGCCGCCGCGAAGGGCGACTTCGCGACCGTGGACCCGACGCTGGCCGGCCTTCTGGGCCGCGCGCCGCGAACGCTGCGCGCCACCCTGGCGACCGCGCTCGGGCGAGGGCCGGGCCCCGTCGGCGTTCAGTCGAGGACGGCGTAG
- a CDS encoding HD domain-containing protein gives MTDVIAGVEIPDSPVARAATELVREAADDLLFHHSRRVYLLGSLKGRYRGLEADPDLLYVGAMFHDLGLTEKYRTTNRRFEIDGAETARTFLLDHGYSEADARQVWYAIALHTTPGVPEHLAPEIGLVTLGVEADVLGLDLDQITPEQIAEVTAAHPRPDFKNRILNAFYQGMKDRPDTTFGTMNDDVIAHFDPSFRRADFAGIILGSAWPE, from the coding sequence ATGACAGACGTGATCGCCGGGGTCGAGATCCCCGACTCCCCAGTTGCCCGGGCCGCCACCGAGCTGGTCCGCGAGGCCGCCGACGACCTGCTGTTCCACCACTCCCGACGGGTGTACCTCCTGGGCTCGCTCAAGGGCCGGTACCGGGGGCTGGAAGCCGACCCCGACCTGTTGTACGTGGGCGCGATGTTCCACGACCTCGGCCTGACCGAGAAGTACCGAACCACCAACCGCCGGTTCGAGATCGACGGGGCCGAGACCGCGCGGACGTTCCTGCTCGACCACGGCTACTCCGAGGCCGACGCCCGCCAGGTCTGGTACGCCATCGCGCTGCACACCACCCCCGGTGTCCCCGAGCACCTCGCGCCGGAGATCGGCCTGGTCACGCTGGGTGTGGAGGCCGACGTGCTCGGGCTCGACCTCGACCAGATCACGCCGGAGCAGATCGCCGAGGTCACGGCCGCGCACCCGCGCCCCGACTTCAAGAACCGCATCCTCAACGCGTTCTACCAGGGCATGAAGGACCGGCCGGACACCACCTTCGGCACCATGAACGATGACGTCATCGCCCACTTCGACCCGTCGTTCCGGCGAGCGGACTTCGCCGGGATCATCCTCGGCTCGGCATGGCCCGAGTGA
- a CDS encoding SDR family NAD(P)-dependent oxidoreductase, whose product MTITFITGANKGLGHETARRLIELGHTVLIGARDPERGEAAAAALGARFVPIDVTDDASVAAAAANVAEREGSIDVLINNAGVHGPAGDPSTLTGADVLGVLDVNVAGVVRTTTAFLPLLRRSPDPVVVNVSSGMGSLAHTHDPSRAESKVVAPLYTASKAALTMLTTQYAKAWPDIRINAADPGYTATDLNGHSGPQTVTEGTDAIVGLATEKPGAGSGRFVDRTGEITWS is encoded by the coding sequence ATGACGATCACCTTCATCACCGGCGCGAACAAGGGGCTCGGCCACGAGACCGCACGGCGCCTCATCGAACTCGGACACACCGTGCTGATCGGAGCGCGCGACCCCGAACGGGGCGAAGCGGCCGCCGCCGCGCTCGGCGCACGGTTCGTGCCCATCGACGTGACCGACGACGCGTCCGTCGCTGCAGCGGCCGCGAACGTCGCCGAGCGCGAGGGCTCGATCGACGTCCTGATCAACAACGCCGGCGTCCACGGCCCCGCCGGCGACCCCAGCACCCTGACCGGCGCCGACGTGCTCGGTGTCCTCGACGTCAACGTCGCCGGTGTGGTCCGGACGACCACCGCGTTCCTGCCGCTGCTGCGGCGGTCACCGGACCCGGTCGTCGTCAACGTCAGCAGCGGGATGGGCTCGCTCGCCCACACCCACGACCCGTCGCGGGCCGAGTCCAAGGTCGTCGCGCCGCTCTACACCGCCTCGAAGGCGGCGCTCACGATGCTGACGACGCAGTACGCCAAGGCGTGGCCCGACATCCGCATCAACGCCGCCGATCCCGGCTACACGGCGACCGACCTCAACGGTCACAGCGGCCCGCAGACCGTCACCGAAGGCACGGACGCCATCGTCGGCCTGGCAACCGAGAAGCCGGGCGCCGGCTCCGGACGCTTCGTCGACCGGACCGGTGAGATCACCTGGTCCTGA
- a CDS encoding winged helix-turn-helix transcriptional regulator — translation MAETAPSPSGSPQLTERHRELLDQVLDKWSLQVLDALCERPLRFNDLRRAIPLVTQKSLTATLRRLERNGMVERIVTSTRPVAVEYRISALGKSLQDLIDALLQWTTVTLPDVERARARFDEEGTPGL, via the coding sequence ATGGCGGAAACCGCTCCATCTCCGTCGGGCAGCCCTCAGCTCACCGAGCGGCACCGCGAGCTGCTCGACCAGGTGCTCGACAAGTGGTCGCTCCAGGTTCTCGACGCCCTGTGCGAGCGGCCCTTGCGCTTCAACGACCTCCGGCGCGCGATCCCCCTCGTGACGCAGAAGTCGCTCACGGCGACCCTCCGGCGCCTGGAGCGCAACGGGATGGTCGAGCGCATCGTCACGAGCACGCGGCCCGTCGCCGTCGAGTACCGCATCTCGGCGCTCGGGAAGTCGCTGCAGGACCTCATCGACGCACTCCTGCAGTGGACCACCGTGACGCTGCCCGACGTCGAACGAGCACGCGCACGCTTCGACGAAGAGGGCACGCCCGGCCTCTGA
- a CDS encoding LysR family transcriptional regulator translates to MTGPTIESRALRYFVAVAEELNFSRAADRLGISASPLSRAIRALEADMGVTLLERSTHGVSLTPAGAVLLEEGRSALDAAQAAVRRAQRAGASTPQIVLAVKADSDAGLLDAILARYAAQDPALPVTVRLCGWAEQPRLLRRGEADVALVHEPFDRTGLDAEPVAVEPTVAAVPATHPLAHEGRATLADLGLPMTGPSDLAGVRRHQDNLVDRHGIRDLAQLLALVELGRFVTLVPRSVADRYPRRGLAYLDVPDAPPAVLAIAWPQQSRSTAVAALVRAATEPEPAQHAL, encoded by the coding sequence ATGACCGGACCGACGATCGAGTCCAGGGCACTGCGCTACTTCGTCGCGGTCGCCGAGGAGCTCAACTTCTCCCGCGCCGCCGATCGGCTCGGCATCTCCGCATCACCGCTGTCCCGGGCGATCCGCGCGCTCGAGGCCGACATGGGCGTCACCCTCCTGGAACGCAGCACCCACGGCGTCTCCCTCACCCCGGCCGGTGCCGTCCTCCTGGAGGAGGGACGCTCCGCGCTCGACGCCGCGCAGGCCGCCGTGCGCCGGGCCCAGCGCGCCGGCGCGTCCACGCCCCAGATCGTGCTGGCCGTCAAGGCGGACAGCGACGCCGGGCTGCTGGACGCCATCCTGGCCCGCTACGCCGCCCAGGACCCGGCGCTGCCGGTCACCGTCCGCCTGTGCGGGTGGGCCGAACAACCCCGCCTCCTGCGCCGGGGCGAAGCCGACGTCGCCTTGGTGCACGAGCCCTTCGACCGCACCGGCCTGGACGCCGAACCCGTCGCGGTCGAGCCCACCGTCGCCGCGGTCCCGGCCACCCACCCGCTGGCGCACGAGGGCCGCGCCACGCTCGCCGACCTGGGCCTGCCCATGACGGGCCCCTCCGACCTGGCCGGCGTCCGCCGCCACCAGGACAACCTGGTCGACCGGCACGGGATCCGGGACCTGGCCCAGCTCCTCGCCCTCGTGGAGCTCGGCCGCTTCGTCACGCTCGTGCCGCGTTCCGTCGCCGACCGGTACCCCCGCCGCGGCCTCGCCTACCTCGACGTGCCCGACGCGCCGCCTGCCGTCCTCGCCATCGCATGGCCCCAGCAGTCCCGCTCGACCGCCGTCGCCGCCCTGGTCCGCGCCGCCACCGAACCCGAGCCGGCACAGCACGCGCTCTGA
- a CDS encoding RidA family protein, whose translation MAVQLLTPEGMFAPVPYHHVSIATGARHVHVAGQIARDAEGNPVATGDLAGQVAHALRSTGRGLAGAGASFADVVRLRFFVTNWSPDKYDDFVAGIERVVDELGIPRPLPPLSAIGVDYLFEPDVLVEVEAYAVLD comes from the coding sequence ATGGCAGTGCAACTGCTGACCCCGGAAGGCATGTTCGCCCCCGTTCCGTACCACCACGTGTCGATCGCCACGGGAGCCCGTCACGTGCACGTCGCCGGCCAGATCGCCCGCGACGCCGAGGGCAACCCGGTCGCGACGGGCGACCTCGCAGGCCAGGTCGCGCACGCGCTGCGCAGCACCGGGCGCGGCCTGGCAGGCGCCGGTGCGAGCTTCGCCGACGTCGTGCGCCTCCGGTTCTTCGTCACGAACTGGAGTCCGGACAAGTACGACGACTTCGTCGCCGGCATCGAGCGCGTCGTGGACGAGCTGGGGATCCCGCGACCGCTGCCGCCGTTGTCGGCGATCGGCGTCGACTACCTGTTCGAGCCCGACGTGCTCGTCGAGGTCGAGGCCTACGCCGTCCTCGACTGA
- a CDS encoding helix-turn-helix transcriptional regulator, producing the protein MSATPGTGLGPMIRTWRDRLPPSAAALPVGRTRRAVGLRREELAELAGVSVDYVVRLEQGRATTPSAQVVASLARALQLSAAERDHLYRLAHLVPPADGAISDHIPPGVRRVLTRLGDVAVAVFAADWQLIWWNRGWAALLGEPSSSPPQLRNFARDRFPVDTGPAHLARWPVAERDRDTTDAAVVSDLRRATGRFPHDTRLAELIRGLRAGNRRFAELWGAGTVAAHREDHKTVDHPSVGPITVDCDVLTDGDTELKIVIMTAVPGSADETKLRLALIAGPPDRAALRGVHRSVRHDDFTTVPLDGPDRPGRAWERHTPPSAVRSGRVW; encoded by the coding sequence ATGTCGGCGACACCCGGGACCGGGCTCGGTCCGATGATCCGCACCTGGCGGGACCGGCTGCCCCCGTCGGCCGCGGCGCTGCCGGTGGGCCGCACGCGCCGCGCGGTCGGGCTGCGCCGCGAGGAGCTCGCCGAACTCGCCGGCGTGTCGGTCGACTACGTCGTGCGTCTCGAGCAGGGGCGGGCCACGACGCCCTCGGCGCAGGTGGTGGCCTCCTTGGCACGCGCCCTGCAGCTGTCCGCCGCCGAGCGGGACCACCTGTACCGGCTGGCCCACCTCGTCCCGCCCGCAGATGGCGCGATCTCCGACCACATCCCGCCCGGCGTCCGCCGGGTGCTCACCCGGCTCGGGGACGTCGCGGTCGCCGTGTTCGCCGCGGATTGGCAGCTGATCTGGTGGAACCGGGGTTGGGCAGCGCTGCTCGGCGAACCCTCGTCGTCGCCCCCGCAGCTGCGCAACTTCGCCCGCGACAGGTTCCCGGTCGACACCGGTCCCGCTCACCTCGCCCGATGGCCGGTGGCCGAACGGGACAGGGACACCACGGACGCCGCCGTCGTGTCCGACCTGCGCCGCGCCACCGGCCGCTTCCCGCACGACACGCGCCTGGCAGAACTGATCCGCGGATTGCGTGCGGGCAACCGGCGGTTCGCCGAGCTGTGGGGCGCCGGTACGGTGGCCGCCCACCGTGAGGACCACAAAACCGTCGACCATCCATCGGTCGGGCCGATCACGGTGGACTGCGACGTGCTGACCGACGGTGACACCGAGCTCAAGATCGTGATCATGACCGCCGTGCCCGGCAGTGCGGACGAGACCAAGCTGCGGCTCGCCTTGATCGCTGGTCCGCCGGATAGGGCCGCGCTCCGTGGAGTGCACCGGTCCGTTAGACACGACGACTTCACCACCGTGCCGCTCGACGGGCCGGACCGGCCCGGCCGTGCCTGGGAACGGCACACCCCACCTTCCGCGGTCCGGAGCGGGCGTGTCTGGTGA
- a CDS encoding helix-turn-helix transcriptional regulator → MAGRELGEYLKALRARTRPEDVGLPPAGVNRRVPGLRREELAQLAGVSVDYYTRLEQGRHQHPSHSVVEAVATALRLDDAERAHLINLARDGVPERPRPGSRAQRVRPELLDLMDGLTGHPAFVVGRRTDVLAANPLARALIADWHAMPARERNYVRWLVLAPEARALYPDWATVAAEAVGTLRLDAGRYPDDPATRELVGELAMTSEDFHRWWADHRVVERSHGTKRMRHPVVGELEIHYEAMNLPGDPDQTLFVYTTRRGSPSEDAMRLLSSWLATTDEPAGREIHSEDVDADR, encoded by the coding sequence ATGGCCGGTCGTGAGCTGGGCGAGTACCTCAAGGCGCTGCGCGCCCGTACGCGGCCGGAGGACGTCGGCCTGCCACCCGCGGGGGTGAACCGTCGGGTTCCCGGTCTGCGGCGCGAGGAGCTGGCGCAGCTCGCGGGCGTCTCGGTGGACTACTACACACGGCTGGAGCAGGGCCGCCACCAGCACCCGTCGCACTCGGTCGTCGAGGCCGTCGCCACCGCGCTGCGCCTCGACGACGCCGAGCGGGCCCACCTGATCAACCTGGCGCGGGACGGGGTGCCCGAGCGCCCGCGGCCGGGCTCGCGGGCCCAGCGGGTGCGGCCCGAGCTGCTGGACCTGATGGACGGGCTGACCGGCCACCCCGCCTTCGTCGTCGGCCGGCGCACCGACGTGCTCGCCGCGAACCCGCTCGCCCGGGCGCTGATCGCCGACTGGCACGCGATGCCGGCCAGGGAACGCAACTACGTGCGCTGGCTGGTCCTGGCGCCCGAGGCGCGCGCGCTCTACCCGGACTGGGCGACGGTGGCGGCCGAGGCCGTCGGGACGCTGCGGCTCGACGCCGGCCGCTATCCCGACGACCCGGCCACCCGGGAGCTGGTCGGCGAGCTCGCGATGACGAGCGAGGACTTCCACCGCTGGTGGGCAGATCACCGCGTCGTCGAGCGCAGCCACGGCACCAAGCGCATGCGCCACCCGGTCGTCGGCGAGCTGGAGATCCACTACGAGGCGATGAACCTCCCCGGCGACCCGGACCAGACCCTGTTCGTCTACACGACCCGCCGGGGCAGCCCGTCAGAGGACGCGATGCGGCTGCTGTCGTCGTGGCTGGCCACGACGGACGAGCCGGCGGGACGGGAGATCCACTCCGAGGACGTCGATGCCGACCGGTGA
- a CDS encoding SDR family oxidoreductase, with protein MHVYVTGASGFIGRAVVAELVAAGHEVTGLARSAASATAITDLGAAVHRGDLDDLDGIRRAATAADGVVHLANKHDWTHPEVSNRAERAAVRTISDALAGSDRPFVFASGLILPGLGRPATEQDRSPAVGPGSPRGGAENLALAYADRGVRVVSARFAPTVHGEGDHGFISIIARAARRRGASVYPGEGRNRWPAVHRSDAARLVRLGLEKAPAGTILHAVDEEGVAVREIAEALAARLGVSAKSAPAEQIAEEIPFVGRFLAADSPATSDITRNLLGWQPTGPTLLEDIAAGHYDQPEDA; from the coding sequence TTGCACGTCTACGTCACCGGAGCATCCGGATTCATCGGCCGCGCCGTCGTCGCCGAGCTCGTCGCCGCGGGACACGAGGTGACCGGCCTGGCCCGCTCGGCGGCCTCGGCAACCGCCATCACCGACCTGGGGGCCGCCGTCCACCGCGGCGACCTCGACGACCTCGACGGGATCCGCCGGGCCGCGACCGCGGCCGACGGCGTGGTCCACCTGGCGAACAAGCACGACTGGACCCACCCCGAGGTCTCCAACCGCGCCGAACGGGCCGCGGTCCGGACGATCAGCGACGCGCTCGCGGGCTCGGACCGGCCCTTCGTGTTCGCGTCCGGCCTCATCCTGCCCGGCCTGGGACGCCCGGCAACGGAGCAGGACCGCAGTCCCGCCGTCGGCCCGGGCTCACCGCGCGGCGGTGCCGAGAACCTCGCCCTGGCCTACGCGGACCGGGGGGTACGCGTCGTCTCCGCCCGCTTCGCGCCCACCGTGCACGGCGAGGGCGACCACGGATTCATCTCGATCATCGCCCGGGCCGCCCGTCGTCGCGGGGCCTCGGTCTACCCGGGTGAGGGTCGCAACCGCTGGCCCGCGGTCCACCGCTCCGACGCCGCACGCCTGGTCCGGCTCGGACTCGAGAAGGCTCCCGCCGGCACGATCCTGCACGCCGTCGACGAGGAGGGCGTGGCCGTCCGGGAGATCGCCGAGGCGCTCGCCGCCCGGCTCGGCGTGTCGGCGAAGTCGGCCCCGGCCGAGCAGATCGCCGAGGAGATCCCGTTCGTCGGCCGGTTCCTGGCCGCCGACAGCCCCGCCACCAGCGACATCACGCGGAACCTGCTCGGCTGGCAGCCCACCGGCCCGACCCTCCTGGAGGACATCGCCGCGGGCCACTACGACCAGCCCGAGGACGCCTGA
- a CDS encoding SDR family NAD(P)-dependent oxidoreductase: MTQQQRPIGTGFTAASTADEVLKGIDLSGTNVVVTGGHVGLGLEATRALSGAGASVTVASRDPDRAAGALAGIARVEIGRLDLLDPTSIDAFVAEYLDSGRPLHVLINGAGIMGGPLVRDARGYESHFATNHIGHFQLTLGLQPALRAAHGARVVNVTSGAHRMSDIRWDDPHFTTGGYDGHTAYGQSKTANVLFAVELDRRWAGQAIRGYAVHPGIVVGTNLGGWMSEEQLRASNLAMGLIDESGRPIIDPDHEKKTPQQGASTIVFAATSPMLAGIGGVYLKDNDISPLDEDPKPIDLTNGHAPPATVVPHAIDPESAKRLWELSERLLGA, from the coding sequence ATGACACAGCAGCAACGCCCGATCGGAACCGGGTTCACCGCGGCGTCGACGGCCGACGAGGTGCTCAAGGGCATCGACCTGTCCGGCACGAACGTCGTCGTCACCGGCGGCCACGTCGGGCTCGGCCTGGAGGCCACCCGCGCCCTGAGCGGCGCAGGCGCCTCCGTCACCGTCGCGTCGCGCGACCCGGACCGCGCCGCCGGCGCGCTGGCCGGGATCGCGCGCGTCGAGATCGGCCGCCTGGACCTCCTCGACCCGACGTCGATCGACGCCTTCGTCGCGGAGTACCTCGACTCCGGTCGTCCCCTGCACGTCCTGATCAACGGCGCAGGCATCATGGGCGGCCCGTTGGTCCGCGATGCGCGCGGCTACGAGTCGCACTTCGCGACCAACCACATCGGCCACTTCCAGCTCACCCTCGGCCTGCAACCCGCACTGCGCGCCGCGCACGGTGCCCGGGTGGTGAACGTGACGTCCGGCGCACACCGCATGTCCGACATCCGCTGGGACGACCCGCACTTCACCACCGGCGGCTACGACGGCCACACCGCCTACGGCCAGTCCAAGACCGCGAACGTCCTGTTCGCCGTCGAGCTCGATCGCCGCTGGGCCGGCCAGGCCATCCGCGGCTACGCCGTGCACCCCGGCATCGTCGTCGGCACGAACCTGGGTGGCTGGATGTCCGAGGAGCAGCTGCGGGCCTCCAACCTGGCCATGGGGCTCATCGACGAGTCCGGCCGGCCGATCATCGACCCCGACCACGAGAAGAAGACGCCACAACAGGGGGCGAGCACCATCGTGTTCGCCGCGACCAGCCCGATGTTGGCCGGGATCGGCGGCGTCTACCTGAAGGACAACGACATTTCACCGCTGGACGAGGACCCGAAACCCATCGACCTCACCAACGGCCATGCTCCCCCGGCCACCGTCGTGCCGCACGCCATCGACCCGGAGTCGGCGAAGCGGCTCTGGGAGCTGAGCGAGCGGCTGCTCGGGGCGTAG
- a CDS encoding AraC family transcriptional regulator, whose amino-acid sequence MVGDQLSGMLDLVEVRGLVTGGFAVRGPWIARHDVEDPLKLIAMVSGRGRLTTDGLDGPIELEPGDVAILNNRSWLEHEGGVGDGPRREIVPEADFARLAGADRGTDDVVVGCRVDIDPAGQALLQQALPPVGHVRASAATATNLRGTLDRLFDEVTANRAGSGFAIRQYGQLLLLEVLRAYVDQAELPPGWLRLLTDERLRPAIGLMHAEPGRPWGLEELARAAAMSRTSFAERFRTVAGVPPVTYLNRWRMLLAQRALRDGDVRVGSLAAELGYASESAFSTAFKREIGESPLRYRHRVRAGLVSV is encoded by the coding sequence GTGGTCGGTGACCAGCTGTCCGGGATGTTGGACCTCGTCGAGGTCCGCGGCCTGGTGACGGGCGGTTTCGCGGTGCGGGGCCCCTGGATCGCCCGACACGACGTCGAGGACCCGCTGAAGCTCATCGCGATGGTGTCCGGCCGGGGCCGGCTGACCACCGACGGCCTCGACGGGCCGATCGAGCTCGAGCCGGGCGACGTCGCCATCCTGAACAACCGCTCGTGGCTGGAGCACGAGGGCGGCGTCGGCGACGGACCGCGCCGCGAGATCGTGCCGGAGGCGGACTTCGCCCGTCTCGCCGGCGCCGACCGCGGTACCGACGACGTCGTCGTCGGCTGTCGCGTCGACATCGACCCGGCCGGGCAGGCGCTGCTGCAGCAGGCGCTTCCGCCGGTGGGGCACGTCCGGGCATCGGCCGCCACGGCGACCAACCTGCGCGGCACGCTCGACCGGCTCTTCGACGAGGTGACCGCGAACCGGGCGGGGTCCGGCTTCGCCATCCGGCAGTACGGCCAGCTCCTGCTGCTCGAGGTGCTGCGCGCGTACGTCGACCAGGCCGAGCTGCCCCCGGGCTGGCTGCGGCTGCTGACCGACGAGCGGCTGCGTCCGGCCATCGGCCTCATGCATGCCGAACCCGGAAGGCCGTGGGGCCTCGAGGAACTGGCGCGCGCCGCGGCGATGTCGCGGACGTCGTTCGCCGAACGCTTCCGGACGGTGGCGGGCGTTCCGCCCGTGACCTATCTCAACCGCTGGCGGATGCTGCTGGCCCAGCGGGCCCTTCGCGACGGCGATGTTCGCGTCGGGTCGCTCGCGGCCGAGTTGGGCTACGCGTCGGAGAGCGCGTTCAGCACCGCGTTCAAGCGGGAGATCGGGGAGTCGCCGCTGCGCTACCGCCACCGGGTGCGCGCCGGGTTGGTATCGGTATGA